A window of Roseovarius sp. THAF27 contains these coding sequences:
- a CDS encoding DHA2 family efflux MFS transporter permease subunit: MTDLTMTRTPSLPPAVAVAALGASSFMITLDATALHVALPTIAEDLGASLTALQWIASAYTLVFAGLLLSSGALSDRMGARTVFLWALMFFVGASALCGLAPSTEILIAARAIQGIGAAAILPSSMALLVDAFPDPRARARALGSWSAISAIALVAGPLLGGFLAGTLGWRAIFLLNLPVGLLAFAAAAASVGNPERQDRALDPVGQVLGIIALAALVFAATEGRELGWGSGFVVAALAVGTFAACGFVIAERHHGDPMLPPALFRSRAFTGAILGAFLYNFAYYGALFALSITLQTDGAVPIEVGLKFAPMTATTAIVAFALGRIVARFGAERPAMVTLTAGAVGAAILMIGGLEALPFFAGSLLIGIGGATLPAIVSATLENVATGRTGVGSAVLNTSRQAGGAFGVAILGALIGASSITAALIMIAGSFLLGAAALWWCRRQ; encoded by the coding sequence ATGACGGACCTCACCATGACACGGACACCCAGCCTGCCGCCCGCCGTCGCCGTGGCGGCGCTCGGCGCGAGCTCCTTCATGATCACGCTCGATGCGACCGCCCTGCATGTCGCCCTGCCGACCATCGCCGAGGATCTCGGAGCGAGCCTGACGGCACTCCAGTGGATCGCCAGCGCCTACACGCTGGTCTTCGCCGGGCTCCTATTGTCCTCCGGAGCCCTGTCGGATCGGATGGGCGCGCGGACGGTGTTTCTCTGGGCCCTGATGTTTTTCGTCGGTGCCTCCGCGCTCTGCGGCCTGGCGCCGAGCACGGAGATCCTGATCGCGGCCCGCGCCATCCAGGGAATCGGGGCGGCGGCAATCCTGCCGAGCTCGATGGCACTCCTCGTCGATGCGTTTCCCGACCCAAGGGCACGTGCCCGCGCGCTCGGGAGCTGGAGTGCGATCTCGGCCATTGCCCTGGTCGCCGGCCCGCTGCTGGGAGGATTCCTGGCCGGCACGCTGGGCTGGCGGGCCATCTTTCTTTTGAACCTGCCGGTGGGCCTGCTGGCTTTCGCCGCCGCGGCGGCCTCCGTGGGAAATCCCGAGCGCCAAGACCGCGCGCTTGATCCGGTCGGTCAGGTGCTCGGGATCATCGCGCTCGCGGCACTGGTGTTTGCGGCCACGGAAGGCCGTGAGCTTGGATGGGGGTCCGGCTTCGTCGTCGCGGCCCTTGCGGTCGGCACCTTCGCGGCTTGCGGGTTCGTCATCGCCGAGAGACACCACGGCGACCCGATGCTGCCGCCTGCGCTCTTTCGGTCGCGCGCTTTCACCGGCGCGATCCTTGGCGCCTTCCTCTACAACTTTGCATATTACGGGGCGCTTTTCGCCCTCTCGATAACCTTGCAGACGGACGGTGCGGTGCCGATCGAGGTCGGCCTGAAATTCGCGCCCATGACCGCGACCACGGCTATCGTCGCTTTCGCGCTCGGTCGGATCGTCGCCCGTTTCGGGGCAGAACGGCCGGCGATGGTCACGCTGACCGCCGGGGCCGTTGGCGCCGCGATCCTCATGATCGGCGGACTGGAGGCGCTGCCGTTCTTTGCGGGATCTCTGCTTATCGGTATCGGCGGGGCTACCTTGCCGGCGATCGTATCGGCGACCCTCGAGAACGTGGCAACGGGACGCACCGGCGTCGGTTCGGCCGTGCTGAACACTTCCCGCCAAGCCGGTGGCGCCTTCGGCGTGGCCATCCTTGGCGCGCTCATCGGGGCCTCTTCGATCACGGCGGCGCTCATCATGATTGCGGGAAGCTTCCTGCTGGGGGCCGCTGCACTCTGGTGGTGTCGGAGACAATAG
- a CDS encoding LysR family transcriptional regulator, with product MNFSQINVLVAIADTGSLTGAAERLSLSQSGVSQAMAALEEDLGVQLFTRGRRGAVATAVGEKIVHEARTILVGLAAIRRTADTAAGVEHGKLRLAAFPSVFSTLLPPLLRRFQELHPGIEVVALEASDAEIETWLANGTVDLGVTTAESFDATDWPLGQDDWVAVLPSSHPIALSPARAVSLTRLAKEPFVLATGGCTIHAGSLAERLGAPLEQVRIEVRDWVSAFALVREGLGVTVVPEPTLPADRRGLRVMPLKEGLHRYFGLRFSEASSANPAVPAFLNLARDAVIDRGSEAA from the coding sequence ATGAACTTTTCCCAGATCAATGTGCTGGTAGCCATCGCCGATACCGGCAGCCTCACCGGTGCCGCCGAGCGGCTGAGCTTGTCCCAGTCCGGCGTCAGCCAGGCCATGGCCGCGCTGGAGGAAGACCTCGGTGTTCAGCTCTTCACCCGGGGGCGCCGCGGCGCTGTTGCCACAGCGGTGGGAGAGAAAATCGTTCACGAGGCGCGGACGATCCTCGTAGGTCTCGCTGCGATCCGCCGGACTGCGGATACGGCGGCCGGTGTCGAACATGGAAAGCTCCGGCTCGCGGCCTTTCCTTCCGTCTTCTCCACGCTCCTGCCGCCACTCTTACGGCGCTTTCAGGAACTTCATCCCGGCATAGAGGTCGTGGCCCTGGAGGCGAGCGATGCGGAGATCGAGACATGGCTTGCGAACGGAACCGTCGATCTGGGGGTGACCACCGCCGAGAGCTTTGATGCCACGGACTGGCCCCTCGGGCAGGATGACTGGGTCGCGGTGCTACCCTCGAGCCATCCCATTGCTCTCTCGCCCGCGCGGGCCGTATCGCTCACGCGCTTGGCAAAGGAGCCTTTCGTCCTGGCGACCGGGGGCTGCACCATCCATGCCGGGTCTCTCGCCGAACGGCTGGGGGCGCCTTTGGAGCAGGTCCGGATCGAGGTGCGGGACTGGGTCAGCGCCTTTGCTTTGGTCCGCGAGGGCCTGGGCGTGACCGTCGTCCCGGAACCGACGCTTCCGGCCGACCGCCGCGGGCTGCGGGTCATGCCGCTGAAAGAGGGGTTGCACCGGTATTTCGGGCTCCGGTTCAGCGAGGCATCATCGGCAAACCCCGCCGTTCCGGCCTTCCTGAACCTGGCAAGAGATGCCGTTATCGACCGAGGCTCCGAAGCGGCCTAA
- a CDS encoding DMT family transporter, whose amino-acid sequence MDKDIRPRHPSAREDIGGERGSFCAQHTLAIISLMVVIMTKARVYFLLLILGTAFWGVSFSLVKAGVSNGSPFVFLAYKFGLAAMVLAVVFFRRLHRLSPRALVAGVLIGLPLLLANAFQTIGLQHTSVTNSAFITGIDVLLIPLFKWVLFRRSVPRQVWISCGLAILGLYIIVVQNGLRLNVGDLWTLSCAVFFAGYVLTVGYFANRYDPLPTVIIALGFCGVGCGLAGIFDTRANWVPGDTTFWIGIVFAALLATAFMYGVQSTAQRHIPEEKVALTYLCEPVFATLSGAILLGETLTLRTVAGAGLILSAMLLAEINFRVIRRRAVRSRSQKTISNLKHPTQKSLFKFRRGART is encoded by the coding sequence TTGGATAAGGACATCCGTCCGCGCCACCCCAGCGCCAGAGAAGATATCGGGGGTGAACGCGGGTCCTTTTGCGCACAGCATACTCTGGCCATCATATCTTTGATGGTGGTCATTATGACAAAAGCGCGAGTTTACTTTCTGCTTCTAATTCTCGGAACGGCATTCTGGGGCGTATCTTTCTCGCTTGTGAAAGCGGGCGTGAGCAATGGTTCGCCCTTTGTTTTTCTCGCCTACAAGTTCGGACTGGCCGCGATGGTCCTGGCGGTTGTCTTTTTTCGACGCTTGCACCGGCTGAGCCCTCGCGCGCTTGTTGCTGGCGTGCTGATCGGTTTGCCGCTGTTACTTGCCAACGCGTTTCAGACTATAGGCCTCCAACACACCAGCGTCACCAACTCGGCATTCATTACCGGGATCGACGTGCTCTTGATTCCGCTGTTCAAGTGGGTGTTGTTTCGTCGATCTGTACCGAGACAAGTCTGGATTTCCTGCGGCTTGGCCATCCTGGGGCTATACATCATTGTGGTGCAAAACGGCCTGAGATTGAACGTGGGCGATCTCTGGACACTGTCATGCGCAGTGTTCTTCGCGGGTTATGTTCTAACCGTGGGCTATTTTGCCAACCGGTACGATCCTCTCCCTACTGTGATCATCGCGCTTGGCTTTTGCGGGGTGGGCTGCGGCCTTGCGGGGATCTTCGACACCAGGGCGAATTGGGTGCCAGGGGATACAACCTTCTGGATTGGAATCGTCTTTGCTGCTCTCTTGGCCACGGCTTTCATGTATGGAGTTCAGAGCACCGCTCAGCGTCACATCCCAGAAGAGAAGGTTGCGTTAACCTATCTTTGCGAACCGGTATTCGCAACGCTGTCCGGCGCGATACTGCTTGGCGAGACGTTAACTCTCCGCACCGTCGCCGGCGCCGGGTTGATCCTGTCGGCAATGCTCTTGGCTGAGATCAACTTTCGTGTGATACGCCGGAGAGCGGTGCGCTCAAGATCGCAGAAAACGATCTCCAATCTCAAACATCCAACCCAAAAATCTCTGTTCAAATTCAGACGAGGCGCGCGGACGTGA
- a CDS encoding FAD-dependent oxidoreductase: MSNLPKQARVVIIGGGVVGCSVAYHLAKLGWKDVVLLERKQLTSGTTWHAAGLIGQLRATDNMTKLARYSSELYRGLEEETGVATGLRQGGSISVALTPERREELNRQAAMARAFGVPVEELSPDEIKQRYEHINLDGVTGGVWLPTDAQADPANIALALAKGARQNGALVKERVKVTGIAKKGRRVTGVDWVADDGGETGHIACDMIVNCAGMWGHEVGRMAGVNVPLHACEHFYIVTEGIDGLGQLPVLRVPDECAYYKEDAGKILLGAFEPNAKPWGMQGITDSFEFDQLPEDFDHFEPILEAAVNRMPMLAEAGVHTFFNGPESFTPDDAYHLGLAPEMDNVWVAAGFNSIGIQSAGGAGHALSQWMDSGEKPFDLGDVDIARMQPFQGNRHYLFERSKETLGLLYADHFPYLQKRTARGVRRTPFHHHLLEHGAVMGEIAGWERANWFAMDGQEREYRYSWGRQNWFENAAAEHHAIRTGAGMYDMSSFGKIRVEGPDAEAFLNHVGGGDYSVPNGKIVYTQFLNDRGGIEADVTVTRLSETAYLVVTPAATRLADQTWMERHRGDFNVVITDVTAGEGVLAVMGPDARKLMQAVSPNDFSNETNPFGTAQEIELGMGLARVHRVTYVGELGWEIYIGADMAGHAFETLYEAGQEHGLRLCGMHMMDSCRIEKGFRHFGHDITCEDHVLEAGLGFAVKTRKPDFIGRDAVLRKKDVGLAKRLVQFRLTDPEPIVYHNEPILRDGELVGYLSSGAYGHHLGGAIGMGYVPCPGESVEQVLASTYEIDVAGARVKAEASMRPLYDPKSERVKV; this comes from the coding sequence ATGTCGAATCTTCCCAAACAAGCCCGAGTGGTCATCATTGGCGGTGGCGTGGTGGGCTGTTCGGTGGCCTACCACCTGGCGAAGCTGGGCTGGAAAGACGTCGTGCTGCTGGAACGCAAGCAGCTGACCAGCGGCACCACTTGGCACGCCGCGGGCCTGATCGGTCAGTTACGCGCAACAGACAATATGACCAAGCTCGCCCGTTATTCGTCCGAGCTTTATCGCGGGCTGGAAGAGGAAACCGGCGTGGCCACGGGCCTGCGGCAGGGCGGATCGATTTCTGTCGCGCTGACGCCCGAGCGCCGCGAGGAGCTGAACCGGCAGGCGGCCATGGCGCGGGCCTTTGGCGTGCCCGTCGAGGAACTGTCGCCGGATGAGATCAAGCAGAGATACGAGCATATCAATCTCGATGGCGTCACCGGGGGTGTCTGGCTGCCGACGGATGCTCAGGCCGACCCGGCGAATATCGCGCTGGCGCTGGCCAAGGGCGCGCGGCAGAACGGGGCGCTGGTGAAGGAGCGGGTGAAGGTCACCGGCATCGCCAAAAAGGGCCGCCGGGTGACCGGGGTGGACTGGGTCGCCGATGATGGCGGCGAGACGGGGCATATCGCCTGCGACATGATCGTGAACTGCGCGGGGATGTGGGGCCACGAGGTTGGCCGGATGGCGGGCGTGAACGTGCCGCTGCATGCCTGCGAGCATTTCTATATCGTCACGGAAGGCATTGATGGGCTGGGGCAATTGCCGGTTCTGCGGGTGCCGGACGAATGCGCCTATTACAAGGAGGATGCGGGCAAGATCCTGCTGGGGGCGTTCGAGCCCAATGCCAAGCCCTGGGGGATGCAGGGCATTACAGACAGTTTCGAGTTCGACCAGCTGCCCGAGGATTTCGACCATTTCGAGCCGATCCTGGAGGCGGCGGTCAACCGGATGCCGATGCTGGCCGAGGCGGGCGTGCACACGTTTTTCAACGGGCCGGAGAGTTTCACGCCGGATGACGCGTACCATCTGGGCCTTGCGCCCGAGATGGACAATGTATGGGTCGCTGCGGGCTTCAACTCGATTGGCATCCAGTCGGCCGGTGGGGCGGGGCATGCGCTGAGCCAATGGATGGACAGCGGCGAGAAGCCGTTTGACCTGGGCGACGTGGATATCGCCCGGATGCAGCCGTTTCAGGGGAACCGGCATTACCTCTTTGAGCGGTCGAAGGAAACGCTGGGACTGCTCTACGCCGATCACTTCCCCTATCTGCAAAAGCGCACGGCACGGGGCGTGCGGCGGACGCCGTTTCATCACCACCTGCTGGAGCACGGCGCGGTGATGGGAGAGATCGCCGGCTGGGAGCGGGCGAACTGGTTCGCGATGGACGGCCAGGAGCGCGAATATCGCTATAGCTGGGGGCGTCAGAACTGGTTCGAGAACGCTGCTGCCGAGCATCACGCGATCCGCACCGGGGCGGGCATGTACGACATGTCGAGTTTCGGCAAGATCCGGGTCGAGGGGCCGGACGCGGAGGCGTTTCTGAACCATGTGGGCGGCGGCGACTATTCGGTGCCGAATGGAAAGATCGTCTACACCCAGTTCCTGAATGACCGTGGCGGGATCGAGGCGGACGTGACGGTGACACGGCTGAGCGAAACGGCGTATCTTGTGGTGACCCCCGCCGCGACGCGGCTGGCCGATCAGACATGGATGGAACGGCACCGGGGCGATTTCAACGTGGTGATCACCGACGTGACGGCGGGCGAGGGCGTTCTGGCGGTGATGGGGCCGGATGCCCGCAAGCTGATGCAGGCGGTCAGCCCGAACGATTTTTCCAACGAGACAAACCCGTTCGGGACCGCGCAGGAGATCGAGCTGGGTATGGGTCTGGCACGGGTGCACCGTGTGACCTATGTAGGCGAGCTTGGCTGGGAGATCTACATCGGCGCGGACATGGCTGGGCATGCGTTCGAGACGCTATACGAGGCCGGGCAGGAGCACGGGCTGCGCTTGTGCGGGATGCACATGATGGACAGCTGCCGGATCGAGAAGGGATTTCGGCATTTCGGACATGACATCACCTGCGAGGATCACGTGTTGGAGGCGGGCCTCGGCTTTGCCGTCAAGACCAGGAAGCCGGACTTCATCGGGCGTGATGCGGTGCTGCGCAAGAAGGACGTGGGACTGGCCAAGCGGTTGGTGCAGTTCCGGCTGACCGATCCAGAGCCGATAGTCTATCACAACGAGCCGATCTTGCGGGATGGCGAGCTCGTGGGGTATCTCAGTTCCGGCGCGTATGGTCACCACCTGGGCGGTGCAATCGGGATGGGATATGTGCCCTGTCCGGGCGAGAGTGTGGAGCAGGTCCTGGCCTCGACCTACGAGATCGACGTAGCGGGAGCTCGTGTGAAGGCGGAGGCGTCGATGAGGCCCTTGTATGACCCGAAATCGGAGCGGGTGAAGGTGTAA
- a CDS encoding GlxA family transcriptional regulator, with amino-acid sequence MSSLYQARNKSAGIVHIDIVVEEGFVLSELAAITDTIRIANRVAAKTLFSWSFHSAVGGSVASPSGLSVETSTVPKRPCSDLAFFIGNADPHYGGRALHEIVSRYRHAGTEVYLLAEAATQYIGEHRDSGLHTTHWENMQVIRETRFVDEMTLSLAVEGQGVVTCAGMGATIDIMLNLVGQLATPGIRTSVADIFLHEKVRDPETAQPFSGTNASGSGDKIVDKAIHLMQTKIEDPVSIGEIAARIGVSCRLLERRFGLALNTTPYNHYRRLRLSAAKNLLLNTDLKVLEIGIACGFQSGFASVFKEQYGVTPVRMRRRRREIHSPGRFLEIL; translated from the coding sequence ATGTCCTCCCTTTATCAAGCTCGAAACAAGTCAGCCGGAATCGTGCATATCGACATTGTCGTCGAGGAAGGTTTCGTGTTGTCGGAATTAGCAGCGATCACCGACACGATACGCATCGCCAACCGGGTGGCTGCAAAGACGCTTTTTTCCTGGTCTTTCCATTCGGCTGTGGGTGGATCGGTTGCGTCGCCAAGTGGCTTGTCTGTCGAAACGAGCACGGTACCAAAGAGACCATGCTCGGACTTGGCGTTCTTCATCGGCAACGCCGATCCTCACTACGGAGGTCGAGCTTTGCACGAGATTGTTTCAAGATACCGACATGCAGGCACCGAGGTCTATCTCCTCGCCGAAGCCGCGACGCAATACATCGGCGAACACAGGGATAGTGGTTTGCATACGACCCACTGGGAGAACATGCAGGTTATCAGGGAAACAAGGTTTGTCGATGAGATGACGTTGTCGCTGGCAGTCGAAGGCCAGGGCGTTGTGACCTGTGCCGGAATGGGGGCAACGATCGATATAATGCTCAACTTGGTCGGGCAACTGGCAACCCCAGGGATCCGAACCAGCGTCGCGGACATCTTTCTTCACGAGAAGGTCCGGGATCCGGAGACCGCACAACCATTTTCAGGAACAAATGCAAGCGGCTCTGGTGACAAAATCGTTGATAAAGCCATCCATCTTATGCAGACGAAAATTGAAGATCCCGTCAGCATAGGAGAAATTGCGGCCAGGATTGGCGTGTCATGTCGCTTGCTTGAGCGGCGTTTCGGGTTGGCCTTGAACACAACGCCTTATAATCATTATCGGCGGCTTCGGCTTAGTGCCGCGAAAAACCTGTTGCTCAATACAGACTTGAAAGTCTTGGAAATCGGCATCGCGTGCGGATTTCAAAGCGGTTTTGCATCGGTGTTCAAGGAGCAGTATGGCGTCACGCCCGTGAGGATGCGCAGACGCAGACGAGAAATCCATTCTCCGGGTAGGTTTCTTGAGATTCTATGA
- a CDS encoding 2Fe-2S iron-sulfur cluster-binding protein, whose product MLSIVNVETIKVLSGLVGTDLDPLRFRANIYINAEPFTEFTWLGRGIWTGDALLSIIRPMRRCSATSVNPNSGARDVNVPAQLMKHFGSMFCGIYANVERQGTVRRGTGVSLSEHKFPERLPAAAQVKKAPPPAEWPRSATVCAVEREAEDVISIWLEDPLVRSGSLDDLVPGQHLALHGLSQKGDWRRYTISGRREGHLRITVKRDTGVGSNFLHKLKVGQLVTISGPFGPTTLNPESRAVMLISAGIGLTPTITKLAALERSGYERSVHVIHVARSAAQLALWDEVLSMAERQPSWTTRLYLTRDTMGRPAAIEGKPDMTDLIQAAIRLEADVHMCGPTGFQRVVETVAAETGLPSDRLFFDTFASPNASTEFLPIPESGPFTVHFSKSGFSAKWSAEDGPLLDFAERNGLALPAHCRAGLCSTCRCSVIEGSARNLVSGAGNADQGVLLCCSVPVSDIVLDV is encoded by the coding sequence ATGCTGTCCATTGTCAACGTCGAAACAATCAAGGTGTTGTCTGGATTGGTTGGCACAGACCTCGACCCGCTTCGGTTTAGGGCGAATATCTACATCAATGCCGAACCTTTCACCGAGTTTACTTGGCTTGGCCGAGGGATTTGGACTGGTGATGCCCTGTTGTCGATCATCCGCCCCATGCGACGCTGCAGTGCCACATCCGTCAATCCGAATTCCGGTGCGCGCGACGTCAACGTCCCGGCACAACTTATGAAGCATTTCGGCTCCATGTTTTGCGGGATCTATGCGAATGTCGAACGACAGGGCACAGTACGCCGCGGAACGGGCGTCAGCCTGTCTGAACATAAGTTCCCTGAAAGGCTTCCGGCGGCCGCGCAAGTGAAAAAGGCGCCGCCACCTGCGGAGTGGCCCAGGAGCGCGACCGTCTGCGCGGTTGAACGGGAAGCGGAGGATGTGATCTCGATATGGTTGGAGGATCCGCTCGTCCGTTCTGGTTCTCTGGATGACTTGGTGCCGGGGCAACACCTTGCTCTACACGGGTTGTCGCAAAAGGGGGACTGGAGGCGCTACACGATTTCAGGACGACGTGAAGGGCATCTGCGTATCACCGTCAAACGCGACACAGGGGTAGGCTCGAATTTTCTGCACAAGCTCAAGGTTGGACAATTGGTCACAATATCTGGACCTTTCGGGCCCACCACGCTGAATCCCGAAAGCCGTGCGGTGATGCTCATCAGTGCTGGTATAGGGCTCACTCCAACTATCACCAAACTTGCGGCCCTGGAGCGGTCTGGATACGAACGATCTGTCCATGTGATTCATGTAGCACGAAGTGCCGCGCAACTTGCCCTTTGGGATGAAGTCCTTTCCATGGCGGAAAGACAGCCCAGCTGGACGACGCGTTTATATCTGACGCGAGATACGATGGGCAGGCCTGCAGCCATTGAAGGCAAGCCAGATATGACCGACCTGATCCAAGCAGCCATCAGACTCGAGGCGGATGTGCACATGTGCGGTCCGACCGGATTTCAACGCGTTGTCGAGACGGTCGCGGCCGAGACCGGGTTGCCGAGCGACAGACTTTTCTTCGATACCTTTGCTTCGCCAAACGCGTCGACCGAGTTCTTGCCTATTCCGGAATCCGGGCCATTCACGGTGCATTTCAGCAAGTCTGGCTTCAGCGCCAAATGGTCAGCTGAAGACGGACCACTTCTTGATTTCGCGGAACGTAACGGGCTGGCCTTGCCGGCGCATTGTCGTGCCGGACTATGCAGCACTTGTAGATGCTCCGTTATAGAAGGCAGCGCGCGGAATCTTGTGAGCGGAGCCGGCAACGCTGACCAGGGCGTCTTGCTGTGCTGCTCTGTACCTGTGAGTGATATTGTGTTGGACGTTTGA
- a CDS encoding proline racemase family protein, with amino-acid sequence MNTSVNLIGQYPATLDVVDVHVGGDLHRIVLGGVAALPGSTVLDQMKYLRTNADGLRQLLLHEPRGGHPSIFADLVVPAVHPSAAAGFIIMERMGYPLISGTNTMSTVIALIEMGRIPVQDGPNRIILEAPGGLIEVAVTTRAGRVREVTYEAQTPSYVAERDLKIELPEWGTVSFDLAWTGAFYPIVNADALGFSLNREDEDELVRFAKAFIAEARKTCRPVHPEFGDEEPLSFLIFAGQVETGSDGCHERKLCCYEYPLSSVCRCPAGVPSTAAIAQSVDRGELSAGDTLRTISIFGTELRVAVTEFTEYHGHQGVKAAVTGSGWITMHSRLLIDFDDPLTPGDGLRELVLMSGVSLSNAQGEAWVRESD; translated from the coding sequence GTGAATACGTCGGTGAATTTGATTGGTCAGTATCCCGCCACACTCGACGTGGTTGATGTCCACGTGGGAGGGGACCTCCACAGAATTGTATTGGGTGGAGTAGCGGCATTACCGGGCAGTACGGTGCTCGACCAAATGAAGTATCTCAGGACCAACGCCGATGGCTTGCGCCAGTTGCTGTTGCATGAACCGCGTGGCGGACATCCTTCTATTTTCGCTGACTTGGTCGTGCCGGCTGTTCATCCAAGTGCTGCCGCCGGCTTCATAATTATGGAGCGCATGGGATATCCACTGATATCCGGAACAAATACGATGAGCACGGTGATAGCGCTTATTGAAATGGGCCGAATTCCGGTTCAGGACGGACCCAACCGTATCATACTTGAAGCACCCGGTGGACTCATAGAAGTAGCGGTGACCACCAGAGCAGGTCGCGTCCGGGAGGTTACATATGAAGCTCAAACGCCTTCGTATGTCGCCGAACGTGATCTCAAAATCGAATTGCCGGAGTGGGGGACGGTTTCGTTCGACCTGGCCTGGACAGGGGCGTTTTACCCTATCGTGAACGCCGATGCCTTGGGTTTCAGTCTAAATCGCGAAGATGAGGACGAGCTTGTCAGGTTCGCCAAAGCATTCATCGCGGAAGCTCGAAAAACATGTCGCCCTGTGCATCCTGAGTTCGGAGACGAAGAACCGCTTTCATTCCTGATTTTTGCAGGGCAAGTCGAGACAGGTTCTGACGGCTGCCATGAACGGAAGTTGTGCTGTTACGAATATCCTCTTTCAAGTGTTTGCCGATGTCCCGCCGGCGTGCCGTCGACCGCGGCTATTGCGCAGTCTGTAGACAGAGGCGAGCTGTCTGCCGGTGATACATTGCGAACGATTTCAATTTTCGGAACAGAACTTCGCGTCGCGGTTACGGAGTTCACTGAGTATCATGGGCACCAGGGAGTAAAGGCGGCAGTTACGGGTTCCGGCTGGATTACCATGCACTCTCGGCTTTTGATCGACTTCGATGATCCTTTGACACCGGGCGACGGATTGCGGGAGCTGGTTCTGATGTCCGGTGTGAGTTTGTCCAACGCACAAGGAGAAGCTTGGGTGCGAGAAAGTGACTGA
- a CDS encoding SDR family NAD(P)-dependent oxidoreductase has product MTARAVRLDPGNQNGNNQMLVKAPLEGKTVLVTGATRGIGAAIVDALHTEGAFVIGHYGRDTSSANAMADRFRDRLSVEQADLALGSGAGDLWNAATSKHGRIDVLVNNVGAYIGSPIADAATWQKGWDDNLQINLQASADLCRLAILHFQANDGGIIINMASRSSHRGDNPDHLAYGAAKGGLLALTKGIARGYAHENILAYALAPGWVRTAMAEDHISVHGEEAVTSSLPMREITPPSDVAAMVAFLASGRCRHATGSTVDITGADYVR; this is encoded by the coding sequence GTGACCGCGCGTGCGGTTCGGCTGGACCCTGGTAACCAAAATGGGAATAATCAGATGCTCGTAAAAGCGCCACTTGAAGGCAAGACCGTCCTCGTGACGGGAGCCACACGTGGTATCGGTGCCGCGATCGTGGACGCATTACATACCGAGGGCGCATTCGTTATCGGCCACTATGGGCGGGATACCTCTTCTGCGAATGCCATGGCGGACAGGTTTCGCGATCGACTATCGGTCGAGCAAGCAGACTTGGCATTAGGTTCAGGGGCAGGTGATCTCTGGAACGCCGCGACTTCGAAACACGGACGGATTGATGTCTTGGTGAACAATGTTGGCGCGTATATCGGATCGCCAATCGCAGATGCCGCAACCTGGCAAAAAGGATGGGACGACAATCTTCAGATCAACCTTCAGGCTTCGGCGGACTTGTGTCGTCTTGCGATCCTGCACTTCCAAGCAAACGACGGTGGTATCATCATCAACATGGCCAGCAGGTCGTCTCATCGAGGCGACAATCCAGACCACCTTGCGTACGGAGCGGCGAAGGGAGGCCTATTGGCGCTGACCAAGGGGATCGCCCGCGGGTATGCGCATGAAAACATCCTGGCATATGCGCTTGCGCCGGGCTGGGTAAGAACAGCGATGGCCGAAGACCACATTTCGGTCCATGGCGAAGAAGCCGTCACATCGTCATTGCCGATGCGAGAGATCACGCCCCCAAGTGACGTGGCCGCAATGGTCGCTTTCCTCGCCAGTGGCCGTTGCCGACACGCGACCGGATCAACGGTCGATATCACCGGGGCCGACTACGTTCGGTGA